Proteins from one Ipomoea triloba cultivar NCNSP0323 chromosome 1, ASM357664v1 genomic window:
- the LOC116025188 gene encoding myb-binding protein 1A-like protein, which produces MGKKRVAESGDELDNPTLENVNSEPSTNKMKKKKRKEAEPEEQSNAPSTSKKSSSTNPMEVKKEKRKRDKERHHEESDNAEPKPKQMAFEFKDDEKTAEDTSPSSSGAALPEFHIGVFKQLAAADSSAREAAAQMLVTELRQVQKAYDELENKESIDGELKLEADKGDGLNKCAPSLRYAVRRLIRGVSSSRECARQGFALGLSILVSAVPSIKMDSLLKLIIDLVEVTSSMKGQEVRDSLLGRLFAYGAIARSGRLTEEWIKDKDTPYIKDFIGSLVSLANKKRYLQEPAVSIIWELVEKLPVEALSNHVFEAPGLLEWFECATEVGNPDALLLALKMQEKAGVDKTFGKLLPSPYSLSSLFSADYLSSIATCLKESTFCQPRIHSVWPALVNILLPDTVLQDVDPAPVLNSTKKHKKSRKGEEDVEKNLRNFCEVILEGSLLSSSHDRKSLAFDVMLLLLPKLPANYASIVLSHKLVQCLMDVLSTRDSWLFKVAEHFMKELSEWAKHDDERRVTVIEALQKHSNGKFDTITRTKTVKNFMVEFKNESGCMCLFRSLTSMFLDEGHASEEPSDQSQTTDDNSEIGSVEDKDSNGALGFSDLLKSWVIESLPGVLKHSELDQNARFKLQKEILKFLAVQGLFSSTLGSEVTSFELQEKFKWPKSAISSALCRMCIEQLQSLLASAQKVEGSHALTSGAEANDLGSYFMHFVNTLRSIPSVSLYRSLNDDDEQAFKELQSMEALLLREERHSVSSMDLNKCHAMRYLLIQLLLQILLRPGEFSEAASELVICCKKTFGSSDLLGSSGEDESNENGAPELMDVLVDTMLSLLPQSSAPLRTAIEQTFKYFCNDITDDGLVRMLRVIKKDLKPARHQDTDTEDDDDNDLLDIEDEDEEPDEDEINETAESDEQTDGSEAVVGAEIASTELPDASDDSESDEGMDDDAMFRMDSYLARIFKEKKNQAGGETAQSQLVLFKLRVLSLLEIYLHENPGEPLVLKVFQNLAQAFINPNATEGSEQLGQRIWGILQKKIFKAKDYPRGEALQLPLLESILEKFLKLAARPFKKKKSAANLSKKKQSVSLNRYKMINSLAQNSTFWILKIVDGRNFPENELERTLDIFKSVLAAYFDSKKSQMKSDFVKEIFKRRPWVGHHLFEFLLEKCSNAKLQFRQVEGLDLILETLKSLVPANADQSNQEASKKMLKGKLRKLSHLIQVLVTNMPDKQSRRADVRKFCSKVFGILSSLNLTAPFLKALEPDGHTACESQLGDTFLALKKQQ; this is translated from the exons ATGGGGAAGAAAAGAGTTGCAGAGTCCGGAGACGAATTGGACAATCCAACCCTGGAGAATGTTAATTCCGAGCCGTCgacaaataaaatgaagaagaagaagaggaaagaagCTGAACCAGAAGAGCAGAGTAATGCTCCATCAACCTCAAAGAAGAGTTCTTCTACCAATCCAATGGAGGTAAAAAAGGAGAAGAGAAAACGGGACAAAGAGAGGCACCACGAAGAATCCGACAACGCGGAGCCTAAGCCGAAACAGATGGCTTTCGAATTCAAAGATGACGAGAAGACTGCGGAGGATACTTCTCCCAGTAGTAGCGGCGCGGCTTTGCCTGAGTTTCACATTGGCGTGTTTAAGCAACTTGCCGCTGCTGATTCTTCTGCCAGGGAAGCTGCAGCTCAGATGCTGGTTACGGAGTTGCGGCAAGTGCAGAAGGCGTATGATGAGCTCGAGAATAAGGAAAGTATTGATGGTGAGTTGAAATTGGAAGCTGATAAGGGTGATGGGTTGAATAAATGTGCGCCGTCATTGAGATATGCTGTTCGGAGGCTCATTCGTGGAGTCTCTTCATCAAGAGAG TGCGCAAGACAAGGTTTTGCATTAGGCTTGAGTATTTTAGTCAGTGCAGTTCCTAGCATCAAAATGGACTCTCTGTTGAAGTTAATTATTGATTTGGTTGAGGTTACTTCTTCAATGAAGGGCCAG GAAGTAAGGGACTCCCTGTTAGGACGCTTGTTTGCTTATGGAGCTATTGCAAGATCAGGAAGACTAACCGAGGAGTGGATTAAAGATAAAGATACTCCGTATATCAAAGATTTTATTGGTTCTTTAGTCTCGCTAGCAAATAAGAAGCGGTATTTACAAGAACCTGCTGTCTCAATTATTTGGGAATTGGTTGAGAAG TTACCTGTTGAAGCATTGTCAAATCATGTGTTTGAAGCTCCTGGACTTCTGGAGTGGTTTGAATGTGCAACTGAAGTAGGAAATCCTGATGCATTGCTTTTGGCTCTCAAAATGCAAGAGAAAGCTGGAGTTGATAAAACATTTGGAAAGCTTCTCCCTTCTCCATATAGCTTGAGTAGCCTGTTTTCTGCTGATTATCTGTCTTCTATTGCCACTTGCTTAAAG GAATCTACCTTCTGTCAGCCTCGAATTCATAGTGTATGGCCTGCCTTGGTAAATATCCTTTTACCTGATACTGTTTTGCAAGATGTTGATCCAGCACCAGTTTTAAATTCCACAAAGAAACACAAAAAAAGTCGCAAGGGAGAAGAGGATGTTGAGAAGaaccttagaaacttttgtgaAGTCATTCTTGAAGGATCACTTCTCTCGTCATCCCATGACCGCAAAAGTTTGGCATTTGATGTCATGCTATTGCTCCTACCAAAGCTGCCGGCGAATTATGCCAGCATTGTTCTGTCTCACAAACTTGTCCAGTGCTTGATGGATGTTCTTTCAACTAGAGATTCTtggctttttaaagttgcagaaCATTTTATGAAAGAATTATCTGAATGGGCAAAACATGATGATGAGAGAAGAGTGACTGTTATTGAGGCTTTGCAAAAACACAGCAATGGGAAATTTGATACTATCACCAGGACCAAAACAGTAAAGAATTTCATGGTGGAGTTTAAGAATGAATCTGGCTGCATGTGCTTATTCCGGAGCTTGACAAGCATGTTTCTGGATGAAGGGCATGCTTCAGAAGAACCTTCAGATCAGAGCCAAACAACTGATGACAATTCAGAAATAGGTTCAGTAGAGGATAAGGATTCTAATGGGGCATTAGGATTCTCTGATCTTTTGAAAAGTTGGGTTATAGAGTCTCTTCCGGGTGTTCTAAAGCATTCAGAATTAGACCAAAATGCAAGGTTCAAGTTGCAAAAGGAAATTTTGAAGTTTTTGGCTGTTCAAGGTCTCTTTTCTTCCACTCTGGGGTCTGAAGTTACATCTTTTGAATTGCAAGAAAAGTTTAAGTGGCCAAAGTCAGCCATCTCAAGTGCTTTATGTAGGATGTGCATTGAGCAACTACAGTCATTGCTGGCAAGTGCTCAAAAGGTAGAGGGATCTCATGCTCTGACAAGTGGTGCTGAAGCAAATGATTTGGGATCTTACTTCATGCATTTTGTAAACACATTACGAAGTATTCCTTCGGTTTCACTATATAGGTCcttgaatgatgatgatgaacaaGCATTCAAAGAATTGCAGTCTATGGAAGCTCTACTCTTAAGAGAG GAGAGACATTCTGTTTCAAGTATGGATTTGAACAAGTGTCATGCCATGAGGTACTTGCTCATCCAACTGTTGCTTCAAATCCTACTACGACCTGGGGAGTTCTCTGAAGCTGCCTCTGAGCTTGTTATATGCTGTAAGAAAACTTTTGGCTCCTCTGACCTTCTTGGCTCCTCTGGAGAGGatgaatcaaatgaaaatggtGCACCTGAACTAATGGATGTGCTTGTGGATACCATGCTTTCGCTTCTGCCACAGTCATCGGCTCCCTTGAGGACTGCCATTGAGCAG ACTTTCAAGTATTTCTGTAATGATATCACGGATGATGGATTAGTTCGCATGTTGCGGGTCATTAAGAAAGATCTTAAACCAGCTAGACATCAAGATACAGATACTGAAGATGATGACGATAATGATCTTCTTGACATTGAAGATGAAGACGAGGAACCTGATGAGGATGAAATCAATGAAACAGCTGAAAGTGATGAGCAGACTGATGGCTCTGAGGCAGTGGTTGGAGCAGAGATTGCAAGCACAGAACTTCCGGATGCTTCTGATGATTCTGAATCTGATGAGGGAATGGATGATGATGCTATGTTCCGGATGGATTCATACCTTGCACGTATTTTCAAGGAAAAGAAGAACCAAGCTGGTGGTGAAACTGCTCAGTCCCAGCTTGTTCTCTTCAAACTTCGTGTTCTCTCCTTATTGGAGATTTACCTACACGAAAATCCAG GCGAGCCACTAGTGCTGAAAGTCTTTCAGAATTTGGCCCAGGCGTTTATAAATCCCAATGCCACCGAAGGTAGTGAGCAGCTTGGTCAACGTATTTGGGGGATACTACAAAAGAAGATATTTAAAGCAAAGGATTACCCGAGAGGGGAAGCTCTGCAGCTTCCTTTACTCGAATCTATTTTAGAAAAGTTCTTGAAATTGGCAGCTAGACCattcaagaagaagaaatctgcTGCCAATCTTTCAAAGAAGAAGCAGTCTGTATCCTTGAACCGATACAAAATGATCAATTCACTCGCACAAAATTCTACATTTTGGATTCTGAAGATAGTTGATGGTAGAAACTTTCCAGAGAATGAACTTGAGAGAACTTTGGATATTTTCAAGAGCGTTTTGGCAGCCTATTTCGATAGTAAAAAATCTCAAATGAAGTCCGACTTTGTGAAGGAAATTTTCAAAAGAAGACCATGGGTTGGTCATCACCTCTTTGAATTCCTCTTAGAGAAATGTAGCAATGCAAAGTTGCAGTTCCGGCAAGTCGAAGGTCTTGATCTAATCCTCGAGACATTAAAGTCACTGGTGCCTGCAAACGCTGATCAAAGCAACCAGGAAGCATCAAAGAAAATGTTGAAAGGCAAGCTCCGCAAGCTCTCTCATCTAATTCAGGTTCTCGTGACAAACATGCCAGACAAGCAGTCCAGAAGAGCAGACGTGCGGAAATTCTGCAGCAAGGTATTTGGCATTTTATCAAGCCTTAACCTGACAGCGCCATTCCTCAAAGCTTTGGAACCCGATGGTCACACTGCTTGTGAATCTCAACTTGGCGATACATTTCTTGCTTTGAAGAAGCAGCAGTAG